In the genome of Marinicella rhabdoformis, one region contains:
- a CDS encoding DUF1249 domain-containing protein: protein MLLNSQFLEHRQLALKNKVSITVLHEYNYLLLNQLFSEWTGTTKVHHWQPKNKAKLQLRVRENFKYTTEFSMAMLFSDATSDPMVVRIYHDAQLAELVYSNEFERQYRQLGGLADTDHQAELRFSQNCFLNKWLIFLLQNGYHKEKVD, encoded by the coding sequence ATGTTATTAAATTCTCAATTTCTCGAACACCGTCAACTGGCTTTGAAAAACAAAGTCAGCATCACGGTTTTGCATGAATATAATTATTTGTTATTAAATCAATTGTTTTCCGAATGGACGGGAACTACAAAAGTTCACCATTGGCAGCCCAAAAATAAAGCCAAATTACAATTGCGTGTGCGTGAGAATTTCAAATACACCACAGAGTTTTCCATGGCCATGCTGTTCAGTGATGCCACTTCTGACCCCATGGTGGTTCGCATTTATCATGATGCACAATTGGCGGAATTGGTTTATTCAAACGAATTTGAGCGTCAATATAGACAATTGGGTGGTTTGGCTGATACCGATCATCAAGCAGAATTGCGCTTCAGTCAAAATTGTTTTTTAAATAAGTGGCTGATATTTTTGTTACAAAACGGGTATCATAAAGAAAAGGTTGATTGA
- the ppsR gene encoding posphoenolpyruvate synthetase regulatory kinase/phosphorylase PpsR, which translates to MEKKTCAVFYVSDGTAITAETVGQSLITQFKGIEFIQKRLPFIDSVQVAKDAANIIANTPSDFQPLVINTVVDLELRKIIHSGGGLKLDPFNRLLRRIEKNLGIERDPGVGRAHGMSNTENYDDRMEAMNFALSHDDGISLNYNSADIILLGVSRSGKTPTCLYLALHYGLKAANYPITDDDLETLTLPKEIMKHKGKLFGLTIDPFRLSQIRSVRRPDSRYAELRKCQAEVSDAESMFHRSQIKFLSTTHTSIEEISGKIMVALDLNKRLY; encoded by the coding sequence ATGGAAAAGAAAACATGCGCCGTCTTTTATGTCTCAGATGGCACTGCAATTACCGCAGAAACTGTGGGACAAAGTTTAATTACCCAGTTCAAAGGCATTGAGTTTATACAAAAGAGGTTGCCTTTTATTGATTCTGTTCAAGTAGCAAAAGATGCGGCTAATATCATTGCCAATACGCCTTCAGACTTTCAACCTCTGGTGATCAATACCGTGGTAGATTTGGAGTTGAGAAAAATCATTCATTCAGGTGGGGGCTTGAAATTAGATCCATTCAATCGCTTGTTGCGACGCATCGAGAAAAATTTAGGGATTGAGCGTGATCCGGGTGTGGGTAGGGCGCATGGCATGAGTAACACTGAAAATTATGATGATCGCATGGAGGCGATGAATTTTGCTTTGTCGCATGATGATGGCATCAGCCTCAATTACAACAGTGCTGATATTATTTTGTTGGGGGTTTCTCGCTCTGGAAAAACACCCACTTGTTTATACTTGGCATTGCATTACGGTCTCAAAGCGGCCAATTACCCCATCACAGATGATGATTTAGAAACATTGACATTACCAAAAGAAATCATGAAGCACAAAGGCAAATTGTTTGGTTTGACCATTGACCCTTTTAGGTTGTCTCAAATTCGATCAGTCAGACGACCAGATTCTCGTTATGCTGAACTGAGAAAGTGCCAAGCTGAAGTCAGTGACGCTGAAAGCATGTTCCACCGCAGCCAAATTAAATTCCTCAGTACAACACACACTTCTATTGAAGAGATTTCAGGTAAAATCATGGTTGCTTTAGACTTAAATAAACGCTTGTATTGA
- the ppsA gene encoding phosphoenolpyruvate synthase: protein MSDYILNLDQLNMNDLEQVGGKNASLGEMITNLTALGVQVPGGFATTAYAFKEYLTVSGLADKISQKLKTLDTENIDALRAAGSEVRGWIMDTPFQPALQTAITEAYAAMKERLGTDFTVAVRSSATAEDLPDASFAGQQETFLNVNGADEIIAKAHEVFASLYNDRAISYRVHHGFEHDDVYLSVGVQQMVRSDLAASGVMFSMDTESGFNDVVFITSSYGLGEMVVQGAVNPDEFYVYKNALSADRPAVLRRNLGSKAIEMTYADTGVQTGNVSAERSQQFSINDGEVEQLAKQAMIIEKHYGRPMDIEWAKDGVTGNLYIVQARPETVKSRETKGQSIERYQLQKRGDIVCEGRSIGQKVGQGTAKVIKSIAQMDQINAGDVLVTDMTDPDWEPIMKKAAAIVTNRGGRTCHAAIIARELGIPAIVGCGDATQKIAHNSEVTVSCCEGDTGYVYDGLMGFDIHTTDLENMPEAPLKIMMNVGNPDRAFDFQNLPNFGIGLARLEFIINRMIAIHPKVLLNYDAQPAEVKQITDPMIAAYASPRDYFVKRLAEGISTLAAAFSPSPVIVRLSDFKSNEYANLIGGRQYEPEEENPMLGFRGASRYLDDSFVDCFEMECEALKYIRDEMGLTNVWAMVPFVRTLDEGQKVIDLMAKNGLKQGDNGLKVIMMCELPSNALMADEFLDIFDGFSIGSNDMTQLTLGLDRDSGIIADLFDERDPAVKKMLSMAIQACKKRGKYIGICGQGPSDHPDLAEWLLEQGIESVSLNPDTVVETWLKLAK from the coding sequence ATGTCTGATTACATCCTCAATCTTGACCAATTGAACATGAATGACTTAGAGCAAGTTGGCGGTAAAAATGCCTCATTAGGCGAAATGATTACCAACTTGACTGCACTCGGCGTACAAGTGCCTGGTGGCTTTGCTACCACCGCATACGCTTTTAAAGAGTATTTAACTGTTTCTGGATTGGCCGATAAAATCAGTCAAAAGTTAAAAACATTAGACACCGAAAATATTGATGCTTTGCGTGCTGCAGGTAGCGAAGTACGAGGTTGGATTATGGACACGCCATTCCAACCAGCCTTACAAACTGCCATAACTGAAGCATATGCGGCCATGAAAGAACGTTTGGGCACAGACTTTACAGTTGCAGTTCGATCATCAGCCACCGCAGAAGATTTACCAGATGCTTCTTTCGCAGGCCAGCAAGAAACTTTCTTGAACGTCAATGGCGCAGATGAAATCATTGCCAAAGCCCATGAAGTATTCGCTTCTTTATACAATGATCGCGCGATTTCTTACCGTGTCCACCATGGTTTTGAACACGATGATGTGTATTTGTCAGTGGGGGTTCAACAAATGGTTCGATCAGATTTGGCCGCTTCTGGTGTGATGTTCTCAATGGACACCGAATCAGGCTTCAATGATGTGGTGTTTATCACTTCATCTTATGGTCTGGGTGAAATGGTGGTTCAAGGGGCTGTCAACCCTGATGAATTTTATGTTTACAAAAATGCCTTAAGCGCTGACCGTCCTGCAGTATTGCGCCGCAACTTGGGTTCTAAAGCCATTGAAATGACCTATGCCGACACAGGTGTTCAAACGGGTAATGTGTCAGCTGAACGCAGTCAACAATTTTCTATCAATGACGGTGAAGTAGAACAACTGGCCAAACAAGCCATGATCATTGAAAAACATTATGGCCGTCCGATGGACATCGAATGGGCCAAAGACGGTGTTACTGGTAATTTATACATTGTACAAGCTCGACCTGAAACGGTTAAATCACGCGAAACCAAAGGCCAAAGCATCGAACGTTACCAACTACAAAAACGTGGTGACATCGTTTGCGAAGGCCGAAGTATTGGCCAAAAAGTAGGCCAAGGTACTGCCAAGGTCATCAAAAGCATTGCTCAAATGGATCAAATCAATGCCGGAGACGTGCTGGTTACAGACATGACCGACCCTGATTGGGAACCCATCATGAAAAAAGCAGCCGCTATTGTCACCAACCGTGGTGGCAGAACCTGTCATGCCGCCATCATTGCTCGCGAACTGGGCATTCCAGCAATTGTGGGTTGTGGTGATGCGACACAGAAAATTGCACACAACAGCGAAGTGACCGTATCGTGTTGTGAAGGTGACACAGGATATGTTTATGACGGTTTGATGGGATTTGACATCCATACCACTGACTTAGAAAACATGCCTGAAGCACCGTTGAAAATCATGATGAATGTGGGTAATCCAGATCGTGCTTTTGACTTTCAAAACCTGCCTAATTTTGGTATTGGCTTGGCACGATTGGAATTTATCATCAACCGCATGATTGCCATCCACCCTAAAGTGTTGTTGAACTATGACGCACAACCTGCTGAAGTTAAACAAATTACAGACCCAATGATTGCCGCCTATGCCTCACCTCGTGATTACTTTGTTAAACGATTGGCAGAAGGCATCTCGACTTTAGCAGCGGCATTCAGCCCAAGCCCAGTGATTGTCCGTTTGTCAGACTTTAAATCAAATGAGTACGCCAACTTAATTGGTGGCCGTCAATACGAACCTGAAGAAGAAAACCCCATGCTCGGTTTCCGCGGTGCATCACGTTACTTGGATGATTCATTCGTTGATTGTTTCGAGATGGAATGTGAGGCTTTGAAATACATTCGTGACGAGATGGGTTTGACCAATGTGTGGGCCATGGTGCCTTTTGTGCGAACTTTGGATGAAGGCCAGAAGGTCATCGACTTGATGGCAAAAAATGGTTTAAAACAAGGTGACAACGGCCTCAAAGTCATCATGATGTGTGAATTACCATCAAATGCATTGATGGCAGATGAATTCCTTGACATTTTCGATGGTTTCTCAATCGGATCAAATGACATGACCCAATTAACTTTGGGCTTAGACCGAGACTCAGGCATCATCGCTGATTTATTTGATGAACGAGATCCAGCTGTTAAGAAAATGCTATCAATGGCGATTCAAGCATGTAAAAAACGCGGTAAATACATCGGCATTTGTGGCCAAGGTCCATCTGACCATCCTGATTTGGCTGAATGGTTATTGGAACAAGGTATAGAGTCCGTTTCACTAAACCCAGATACAGTGGTTGAAACTTGGTTAAAACTGGCTAAATAA
- a CDS encoding sensor domain-containing diguanylate cyclase — MIISTPLVFVWSSYIVSIFILEAAFVAFIISKGFRNIIIASILFWLFIGLPIAWVLTGRNPEINQAFQLLYLAKLTFNAILCAMLASIVINFSTIKHGLSDNAAPAFPTLRQKTASHISVIFSLLMSLVLMIYLTFLVSNLEKNIKTNMALVNSKIFSEFNHKMTTFTQVFEEKKHLFAEIWDKPERVNKQLKDLHDRYPFFISMLIADKHGDIQSFSLLNQNNNIDITLLNIKERPYFIHAMEQQDVFVSSGFIGKGFGNDHIVAISIAIIDDNNQQTLGILEGSLNLSSIQELSASWGENDPFHTIITDQKNQTIKTNVKNHKGSLQVSKLTPSQYTVFQKPLFQISDQSSLFLRQQSTFNWGWELNTIIDQKVIAQSLKDIMIFALIILISAVFIAQWLAWILSRLWTNQLTKVSQWVKNKSDLPESDEIPFLAEEIKILYEDIKNSRQQYITLNEELKGKVISQTAQLVEANKKLQKLSYTDSLTQLDNRRAFDNILKNLWSNQNHTNVTLFLIDIDYFKYINDQHGHPVGDLVLAFLAQIIQQLNFNNTASIARIGGEEFAIICTEISRQYAKEMTEIIRQKLLTQEHTFEGHHIKFTVSIGVATVNTKDETIKTLYQKADKSLYQAKDAGKNRTCISD, encoded by the coding sequence TTGATTATTTCTACACCACTGGTATTTGTTTGGTCTTCATACATAGTTTCTATTTTCATATTAGAAGCCGCATTTGTCGCTTTTATTATCTCAAAAGGGTTTAGAAACATCATCATTGCTAGCATTTTATTTTGGCTGTTCATTGGTTTACCCATAGCTTGGGTACTTACCGGCAGAAACCCAGAAATTAATCAGGCATTTCAACTTCTTTATTTAGCCAAACTAACATTCAATGCGATCCTTTGTGCCATGCTGGCATCTATTGTAATTAACTTTTCAACCATTAAACATGGCTTGAGCGACAACGCTGCCCCCGCCTTCCCCACTTTACGTCAAAAAACGGCCAGCCACATATCTGTCATTTTTTCTTTATTGATGTCTTTGGTCCTGATGATTTATTTAACCTTTTTGGTATCAAATTTAGAAAAAAACATCAAAACAAATATGGCACTGGTTAACTCAAAAATATTTTCAGAGTTTAACCACAAAATGACCACTTTCACTCAAGTGTTTGAAGAGAAAAAACATTTATTTGCTGAAATTTGGGATAAGCCTGAACGCGTGAATAAACAGCTTAAAGACCTTCATGATAGGTATCCGTTTTTTATCAGCATGTTGATTGCTGATAAACATGGAGACATTCAATCTTTTTCTTTATTGAATCAAAATAACAATATCGACATAACTTTGCTGAACATCAAAGAACGCCCCTATTTCATCCATGCCATGGAACAACAAGACGTATTTGTTTCATCTGGTTTTATTGGAAAAGGATTTGGAAATGACCATATTGTCGCCATCAGTATCGCCATCATTGATGACAATAACCAACAAACCCTCGGTATTTTGGAAGGTTCATTAAACTTGTCATCAATTCAAGAATTATCAGCCAGTTGGGGCGAAAACGATCCTTTTCATACCATCATAACTGATCAAAAAAACCAGACTATAAAAACCAATGTCAAAAACCACAAAGGTTCATTGCAAGTTAGTAAATTAACGCCAAGCCAATACACGGTATTTCAAAAACCTTTGTTTCAAATATCAGACCAAAGTTCATTGTTCTTACGACAACAGTCAACTTTCAATTGGGGGTGGGAACTGAACACCATCATTGACCAAAAAGTCATTGCGCAGTCCTTAAAAGACATCATGATTTTTGCTTTGATTATTCTTATCAGCGCCGTATTTATTGCACAATGGCTGGCATGGATACTGAGCCGTTTATGGACAAACCAATTAACCAAAGTGTCCCAATGGGTGAAAAATAAATCTGATTTGCCTGAATCTGATGAAATTCCATTTTTAGCTGAAGAAATTAAAATACTCTATGAAGACATCAAAAACAGCAGGCAGCAGTACATTACACTCAATGAAGAGCTCAAAGGAAAAGTCATTTCTCAAACAGCTCAATTGGTTGAGGCCAATAAGAAATTACAGAAACTTTCTTACACTGATTCATTAACTCAACTAGACAACAGACGTGCATTTGACAACATTTTAAAGAACCTGTGGTCAAACCAGAACCACACAAATGTTACGTTATTTCTGATAGATATTGATTATTTCAAATACATCAACGACCAACATGGTCATCCTGTTGGTGATTTGGTTTTGGCTTTCTTGGCACAAATCATTCAGCAATTAAATTTCAATAACACGGCCAGCATCGCTCGCATAGGTGGAGAAGAATTTGCTATTATATGTACTGAAATCAGTCGCCAGTATGCCAAAGAAATGACTGAAATCATCAGGCAAAAACTTCTGACCCAGGAACATACTTTTGAAGGCCATCACATCAAATTCACCGTTTCTATTGGTGTAGCGACAGTGAACACAAAAGATGAAACAATCAAAACATTATACCAAAAGGCAGACAAGTCCCTTTATCAAGCCAAAGACGCTGGCAAAAATCGCACATGTATTTCAGACTGA